In a genomic window of Deltaproteobacteria bacterium:
- a CDS encoding methyltransferase domain-containing protein, with product MGETETVLGPSAVFQAFLSYQKTEALRAAIDVDLFTAIGAGAGSLQEIAARCQASERGVRILADYLVVHGFLVKSDGRYALAPAAATFLDRASPACIATAIHFLASPQVMRGFGQLTTAVRTGRAAVGEEQLAPDHPMWVEFARSMAPLARMMAELLANRLDASAAGPWKVLDIAAGHGLFGITLAMHNPKAEIVALDWKNVLAVAAENARAAGVANRFRTLPGSAFEVDYGSGYDLVLLTNILHHFDPAGCEALLGKVHRALAPGGRAVAVEMVPDESRVAPPDAAAFALVMLAGTPAGDAYTFTEYERMFRNVGFARSELWELVPSPQRAVIAYR from the coding sequence ATGGGAGAGACCGAGACCGTGCTGGGCCCGTCGGCGGTCTTTCAGGCCTTCCTCTCGTATCAGAAGACCGAGGCACTACGGGCCGCAATCGACGTCGACCTGTTCACGGCGATCGGCGCGGGGGCCGGCAGCTTGCAGGAGATCGCCGCGCGCTGCCAGGCGTCGGAGCGCGGGGTGCGCATCCTCGCCGACTACCTGGTGGTGCACGGGTTCCTGGTGAAGAGCGACGGGCGGTACGCGCTCGCCCCCGCCGCTGCGACGTTCCTCGACCGCGCCTCGCCCGCCTGCATCGCCACGGCGATCCACTTCCTCGCCTCGCCGCAGGTGATGCGGGGCTTCGGCCAGCTCACCACCGCCGTGCGCACGGGGCGGGCCGCGGTCGGCGAGGAGCAGCTCGCCCCGGACCATCCCATGTGGGTCGAGTTCGCGCGCTCGATGGCGCCGCTGGCGCGGATGATGGCCGAGCTGCTCGCCAACCGGCTCGACGCCTCGGCCGCGGGGCCGTGGAAGGTGCTCGACATCGCCGCGGGCCACGGCCTCTTCGGGATCACGCTCGCCATGCACAACCCGAAGGCCGAGATCGTCGCGCTCGACTGGAAGAACGTGCTCGCCGTGGCCGCGGAGAACGCACGCGCGGCCGGGGTGGCGAACCGCTTCCGGACGCTCCCCGGGAGCGCCTTCGAGGTGGACTACGGCTCGGGCTACGATCTCGTCCTGCTCACCAACATCCTCCACCACTTCGACCCGGCCGGCTGCGAGGCGCTGCTCGGCAAGGTCCATCGGGCGCTCGCGCCCGGCGGCCGCGCCGTGGCGGTCGAGATGGTGCCGGACGAGAGCCGCGTCGCGCCGCCCGACGCCGCGGCGTTCGCGCTCGTCATGCTGGCCGGCACGCCGGCGGGCGACGCCTACACCTTCACCGAGTACGAGCGCATGTTCCGCAACGTCGGCTTCGCGCGCAGCGAGCTCTGGGAGCTGGTCCCGTCGCCGCAGCGGGCGGTGATCGCCTACCGCTGA
- a CDS encoding GYD domain-containing protein: protein MPTFVSLLRFTQRGIEAIKDGPARLEAAREAYRAAGAKLRDFYLVTGKYDAVVIAEAPDDETAVKLSLALSARGNVRIETCRAFGEEEYRRIVAGLPAVK from the coding sequence ATGCCGACCTTCGTGTCGTTGCTCCGCTTCACGCAGCGTGGGATCGAGGCGATCAAGGACGGGCCCGCCCGGCTCGAAGCGGCCAGGGAGGCGTACCGAGCCGCCGGCGCGAAGCTCCGGGACTTCTACCTGGTGACCGGCAAGTACGACGCGGTGGTCATCGCCGAGGCGCCGGACGACGAGACGGCGGTCAAGCTCTCGCTCGCCCTCAGCGCCAGGGGCAACGTGCGCATCGAGACCTGCCGCGCCTTCGGCGAGGAGGAGTACCGGCGCATCGTCGCCGGCCTGCCCGCCGTGAAGTAG
- a CDS encoding acyltransferase family protein, with protein MRQLLLFASRETSGLAMQLADLFVHDVDVSDPGARDPEFIREIALPFFDALRIHYFRAEIDGADNVPRDRPFIAVANHNGGPLLPDCWVLVSYWWSLLGVERPAYAMVHDAALRIPLLRTFLVKMGGLRASRENAAKVLRLGAPLLIYPGGELDCLKSFWRRHTIDFHGRAGFVQLALEHGVPILPVVDVGGHEVYVTLFSSQRLARWTGMSRWTRVKTLPVNLGLPWGVWLSGFLPYLPLPAKFVYRVGPPIELGHDPDAACDARAVRHAYDRVSRIMQEMLDGLAARRRLPVFG; from the coding sequence ATGCGTCAACTCCTCCTCTTCGCTTCCCGAGAGACGTCCGGACTGGCCATGCAGCTGGCCGACCTCTTCGTGCACGACGTCGACGTCTCGGACCCCGGCGCCCGGGATCCGGAGTTCATCCGCGAGATCGCCCTCCCGTTCTTCGACGCGCTCAGGATCCATTACTTCCGGGCGGAGATCGACGGCGCGGACAACGTCCCCCGCGACCGCCCGTTCATCGCGGTCGCGAACCACAACGGCGGGCCGCTCCTCCCCGACTGCTGGGTGCTGGTGTCGTACTGGTGGTCGCTCCTCGGCGTGGAGCGTCCCGCATACGCGATGGTGCACGACGCCGCGCTCCGCATCCCGCTCTTGCGGACCTTCCTCGTCAAGATGGGCGGGCTGCGCGCCTCGCGCGAGAACGCCGCGAAGGTCCTCCGGCTGGGGGCGCCGCTTCTCATCTACCCGGGCGGGGAGCTCGACTGTCTCAAGAGCTTCTGGCGCCGCCACACCATCGACTTCCACGGCCGCGCGGGCTTCGTCCAGCTGGCGCTCGAGCACGGCGTCCCGATCCTGCCCGTGGTCGACGTCGGGGGACACGAGGTCTACGTCACGCTCTTCTCGAGTCAGCGCCTGGCGCGCTGGACGGGGATGTCGCGCTGGACGCGCGTCAAGACGTTGCCGGTGAACCTGGGCCTGCCGTGGGGCGTGTGGCTCTCGGGCTTCCTGCCCTACCTGCCGCTGCCCGCGAAGTTCGTGTACCGCGTCGGCCCGCCGATCGAGCTGGGCCACGATCCCGACGCGGCGTGCGACGCGCGCGCCGTGCGGCACGCCTACGACCGGGTGAGCAGGATCATGCAGGAGATGCTCGACGGCCTCGCAGCGCGGCGGCGGCTGCCGGTCTTCGGGTGA